The Spinacia oleracea cultivar Varoflay chromosome 2, BTI_SOV_V1, whole genome shotgun sequence DNA segment ACAAAAAATTTATGAAAGATACTGAATGTTTTATAAGTTCCCACATTCTCTGAACTTCTGAAGGTTTCCATCTGTAAAAAGTCTTTTATCAATATGATCCGTTAAGCATCATGATACTCGTATGATCTGCTTAAATCATCATGTACCCAATGTTGCAGTCAATGTATGTCTCCCAATAACCAAAGAATGGATTCATGAACTCAACTACGTTGACTCTCCTACGACAACTCAACTGAGCTGTATACCTATTAGCTACGTACGAGCCTATGACCTACCATCAATACACACGAAACTCAGTATATATTCCAACAATAGCAGAAAATGTCTACATTTGTTtataaagaaagaaataaaatacatATCAAATTATAAGCTAGTTGAAGAAGAGCCCACTAGAGTAAATTTGATGATGAGTGACTTAGTAAACAAACTACTTTTTATTATTCTgaagttttatttatttttatctgtAGTTTACTAGTGTGAGCTACTTACTCCGAAAATGACAGCCATATTGATCCATACTTTTGAAACTCCAggatttaacataaattaaccaaattattcTTAATAATAGATGTCCAATCAACATCACTCGATTTAAGTACGAGCATTTTGGAACCAATCGTACCATAATCAACTAATATGTGATGTAATGAAAGTGGCAATTTTCTATCAGAAATCCAAAAAAGTAGTACATATGACTCATTTTTTAACAGATGGAGTAAAATGTATACCAAGTTGTCAATCAACTTTTGTTTTATAAAAGTGCTCAAGCAAACAGACATTTCCTTAATTATCAAACATCTTAGCCAAAAACAATGTTAAATTACCGGGCTAATTGGAGACCGTAGACGGTAGACTTGTGTGATTCTGATTGATTTTCAACCCAAGACGAGAAAGGACAAAACTGTTACATGTATATGACTACAATCCAGCATAGTCAACCAAGCAAAGATAAAGAAATTATAATTAGCCTTAAGTTCACTCAAGCAACAATCTTATATGGTCTTCAAGAAAGAGAAATAAGTAACAGGAGATATATTCAAATTTATTAAGATAAGTAATTACCCAGCTGTATCCTGTATATCTAAGTAATTTAAAAGGGATCTATTGCTTCTTTGACTAATGTTAGCTCCAACTATACTATTTTCTTGAACTTTATGGCTTAGCTTTGCTTCAATCATGCATtaatttaactaattaatttaactaataataacaacaataaacAAAATAGTCGACTACATCATTACGTGTCAATCAATCCCAGAAGCAGTTATAACTATTCAAAGGCATGGACATGCTTATTATAAGAAGCCCTTAAACAACCTTAGGAAACCTTAAGCTATCCTTACAAGCCAACTGAAAAAATATAGTTGTGAGGCTAAGTGATTTTTAAATTGTTTATAATCACATGTTTTGTTGTGGTAACAAGTTCAGTACACTTTACTTAAACAATATAAACTCTGCTACAAAGAGTTCATACAAGACAAACTATGTCTGAAACTGTGCTCCTCAAATTTAGGGTAACAGACTCACGGCTACAGTGACTGTTAGCCTAGAAAAGGCCTCATGGTCAAACATACTTAGTAACTTAGTTTAGAATATATGGCTGTCATAAGACTTTTTTAAACATACTCCTGCAGAAGAGCATTCCAACTAAGTCACTTCTTTTCCGGCCTTTTTCGCGTACATTTTCTAAAATTTTCATCTGATACTTAGCTACCCCGTCCTTCCTTAACAGACCACATTTGGTTAGAGGTATTTTGATTTATATTAACGAAGCATTCAAATCCATCCCCTAAAATTGTAATGCAACAAGTAATTTTCACTCTACATTGGACCTTAAGATTATTACGAAGTGTTATATTTATGGAACCAAACTCTTAAGACACTTGTTAAACTACCGCCGCCTTATCAAGTTTTAAATGTGACAAATCCAGCCTGGGAAGTACCTCTCAGCCGCAGTCCAAGTAAGTGAATTCATACATAGAAGACAAGGATTTCTTTGGCACATGGAACAGTAATGTTTtaataaggaaaaaaaaaatgagcatCTTATAGATTCTATTCCCAGGTCAGTAatcaattgaaatttgaaactaTCATCCTCTAGGGGAGCAAATAGACACTTACATAATTCATCAGGTAAAATGAAACAACTTGCtcaaattttgattattattattattcatgtCCTTACATGTTGATGTAAGCATATATGTAAGACACTAAGACCATAATTAACAACTAGCATTTGCACAAAAATATTGGGCACGGAAACCAAACCATTACTTGTATACAAGTATATTTCATTGTGAAAGGAAGTACAACGCATAAGTATACATCGTTCCCACAACAACAAGCAACAAAGTCAAAGCCCTCCAAGTCGCCTATTAACTAAACCTTACCTTGTCGTGGTCTGTCTTTCTCTTGTATAACAGAAAAAAACAGTTGGATAATTATATGCAACCAATCATGAACCGCAGTTAGGATAACACTATGATAAAATCAACAGTAGTACATTAAAGGCAATACGAAGTATTTTCTTTCCGATCTTACTATAAAGAATGGTTTCAGGTTTATTCATGATTATTTACATGTCAACTCCTGTCCCTGCGAAATCTCTAACAGTATTCCCCACTTTCTCATACATCTCTTTATCATCAAACTCTCTGAAATGGATATAATCTGAGCAAATGAATGGTTTGAAAGCCCTTTTGTTCCCTTCTCCCACCACTTCCTCGGGTGCAAAGATCAGCTTCTCATCTTCAAAAGTCCAAAAGAAAGCCAAGGACAAACGACTTCTTGGTTTCCTTAACATGACTCTATGCTCAGATGACCTTAGACTTCCATTGCTCCAAGCTTCCAACATATCGCCTAAGTTTACCACAAGACTACCCTTGCGAGTTTCTATATCCATCCACTTCCCCTCCTTTGATCTTACTTGAAGACTGCTTACATCATCAGGATACAGAACTGTCATACAGCACATGTCTGTGTGCTTCCCAAGCCCTTCTACTTCTTCCTGAGATGGTCCTGGAGGGCTGTAATTTATAATCCTTAGATAGCCAAAACATTTCCCGAATTCAGTTCCGTAGAACTTTTTCTCGAAACCATCTCCCAAGCTCATCAATATAGCCTCTAGAATCCTCCTGGATAAATCGGTCATTTTGACCCCATACTCTCGCACCACCTCACTGTCAAACAAAATGTGATAACACTCTAACTAAATAAGGATGAAAAGTAAAATCCACAATACCACCCCATCCCagtaaataaatagaaaaagaaaggaaataaTGGGGCTGTAATGCTGTATACAGTGGTTACCTGAATTCGTTACACTTTGGGCCAAAAAGAACTTTCCCAGAGCATTCAGCAGAGGAAAAGAAATCTGGACCTAAAACTCGGAGACCCTCATAAAAAGGAGAAGCTATAAACTGAGGAGTATAACTCTTAACAGACGACGAAGGACCAAGCTTGAGTTTTGTCTCAGAAGGAAGGCTGCAAATTTGTCTTGAAAACAAGGATAACTTGCTGTAAAGTTCTTCTGATATTCCATGATTTATGATCTGAAAGAAGCCCCATTCTTTACAGGCTTCCAAAAGAGAGGACAAAGAAGATGGATTTGGTGTTTTGGAGAGGTCCAAGATTGAAAGCTTCAGAGAACTATGGGAATGAGACATTCTTCTAGTCTAGGAAAAGACAAAAAGGTATGGCTGCCAGCTAATTCTGTCCtctaagatacagttggagGTTAGATAACAAGGCAGAGAGGATGTCTATATCCTTATATATAATCTTTTTCGGCTAAATAGCAGTGATCATTTCCTACCACTTATGAGTTCTTGATAGTTAGTATTCTATGCAGCTCCATATCATGAGTTAGAAAATGACTATTAGGACTAGgtcatttatatcattttatgCAGCAACTTGAATAAAAAGTCTTCTCACTTACTTTGATAGTTTGATCTAGGCACTTGGATGTTATTAGAGCTTTGACTACATAAAAAAAGTTCCCATATAATACGTTTAAGTAAATGAAATTTTTTTGTGCAACTTGCTAGTGAAGCAACAGAACATCTTATGTCAGCTTTGTCGTAATATGAAGGATAAATGTAATTATGTTAAGAAATGAAATAATGCTCACGGTAAAGAGCAGAAGACAATATTCTATCAATAGGTGATCCTGTAGAGAAGTATTCTGCCAAGAATATCTTCTAATTTATAAGTTCATAAGTAACATTCATCTTTCTGAAaagtaaaaactccacttgtgAAAAAACAAAATTCATCCTATCGCATCAGATTTTCCAAAGCCTATCCGACATTATGACCTCATCCTGGCTTGAGAGAAACAGATTGCAATATGAAGTAAACCTAGGAGATCCTCATTCATACAATATGCTAAAGGTTCATTCAGTACAAGGTGATTAAACTAAGGCGTAGTTTTAAGTTAAGACATGGATGAATATTCACGGGATATGAGGTGATACTGAGTGGCAGAGAGATGATTTCAAAGGGATATGAGGTGGCCAGAAATGGGATGGCTTTGACTGCTTTATACACATATGTTATATCTCAAAATCAACTTAAAAAGAGAATTATAATGAGTATCTAGATTCAgtcttcaaatactccaagtatGACATGAGAATTGGgtacttaaaataaaacttAAGAATGAAGCAAATCTCTTTGAGATAGTCGTATCTAATCTTCAAACTTGCCCCCATACACAACCCTTGTCCAGTTGTCGCTGAGATTAAACAAAGATAATTATGTCATTATCTTTTCTTTTAAATGAACATTTATGCCGGCACAAAAGAACTCAGTCAAGCCTTTAAAAAAGATATGAAACTGTTAGAAAAATCTAACTCAGCTTCCTCGAGTCCGAATGAGCAGAACATCGTTCTCACTTGTATCAGATCGGCATAAACAAAATCTCTGTTTTTAATATTCTATAATACTTGCCTAGATTAGTCCTAGATTTTGGATACATTTGAAAAGGAACAAAGACCTTatcaattatttttctttttgctccACCTCAATTAATCTTCTGTTTCACATCTTCAACCCACTCTGTCCATTACAACTTTCTCTATATCAACATAAATTATATGAGCATTTCACTCGATATTGATACGAGATAGcagattactaaaataataagACTGAACAAATCTGATTACCGCAGCTACACATAAACTGCGGCAACTCATAATCTAATCGATTGGAATTCTGGTTACTTGTCAAGTTAGGCCAACAGTAGGAAGGAAATGTCCTAGGTTAGTCCGAAAAGGGGTACAAAAAATCTTGAAAACAGGCAGTATTAATCCTCATCCAACAGGGCACATTCCAGTCACTTCTCAAAACTCCAAGTGGCTAGGAGAAAAACGTATAGGAGCCATATCTATGTCCTAACATCAACAATCACTTACTTAAAAAATCATGTATTCATGTATAAATGAATTCACCAACGTTACTCTTAAACATTCTACACTATACACGCGAAAGGAATTGCTTAATCGACAAATCTATCCTTATCATTCAGATAATAAGATGCCACCTCAAGGATCAATCAACATTTCAGATTTACAGGAGCATATACAACATGAAATTGTCTAATCATAAACGAACTCATAGACTTCAGATCAGCGACAGTGCTTACCATATCATGATTTTCATCATAATCAAGCAAACGTCCTGGCAGCCGTGTCCCATTGTATGAGTAATTCACTGCAGCAACCTGAAAGGCACAGATGAATCGCAATTGTGTCAATTGCATTCAACAACGGTTACTGAACAAGGTCTTGAAACTGAATTCTCAAATACACATCCTAGTTAGCATTTAGTTAAGGAAATGTTATCAACAGTTAATCCTATGCTTCCTAGCAATCCATCATTCATTCCATTGCATTTCATGCTTATATccaaaacaaaacatgatagtgtataaaactaatcttggggcttcaaccatccgcttaagcttttggttgagttggtcctctGACAAGGTATCATAGGTGCCCTTTTGAGACTTACTTGATCATATACTTCAATAAAACACATTCTATAACCAAGCCCTGACGAAGTTATGTCACATGGACGTACTCTTCACTTCATCTTAAGCACTCATGTTAAGTAATCACTCTCCAACTTGGGTATTAAACTGAACATTTCAACTTATGACACAAACATGTGAACCTTTGAATAAATGGCCAAGTCTCACACTTGGATACTTTTCGCGAGCTGACTAGGCAAAACATGATCAAAATTGACTCATGTTATGTCTAACAGAGGTCTTCCGAGTTAATCTTAGTGATTGGGAAATTTTTCCTGgttaaatggcattttcgaaaataattgATAGTTTTATAACTAAAATGCCGTAAATGTGGGCCTCAAATACAATCACATGGCCTTAAATATGGGCCACGTGTACAGTCAacattgtattttgtattactTCAACAACTATACAATCTTAGTTTAAAAAAGGTAGGCGCAAGGCTCACCTAGGCTCAGCCTTCGGCGCAATGTCAACCAGGCGCGCGCCTTAGGTAAGGCGCAAGGGGCATCGCCTTGTGCGCCTTCAGGCGCAGCACGCTGACGTGGATCTTTAATTTactctattttttcttttttaatgatATAAACACCCCATATGACCTATCAACCTCCATATCTCTACAACCTAAGCTTTTTGGGCAGTGGTAGTAGCATAATATGAGTTAGTTTTCATATTTCCAGCTTGTAATTACCATGGAAGGTTCTAATTCCGGCACTCCATCGCCGGGATCACACGATGCTTATGAACCGACAAGAAAATATGGCACTCTAATAGTATTATGTTGTTTTAAGTATAAATTGTGTTAATTTTGTCCTATACgaattttaaagtttattagGAAATTATGTGCGCCTCGTATCCAAAAGGTGCGCGTCTGAGCTTTGCGCCTTGCACCTAGGCTCCATGACCCTTGTGCGCCTTAGTGCGCCAGTCAACAATCAGCCATTACAATAAACATCTATTTATTCACAATAAAAATATCTAGTCAATCACTTGCAAATAAACAATATTGCATTTTTGTATACATCAACAACCATAAAATATACGGCCTAACGGCAAGTAGTATACAATAAACTTCAATTAATACACATTCAGGGAACTACAAATATACAGTGATAAGATTATACTACCTATAAAAGGTGCGCGCCAGAGCCTTGCGTCTAGGCTCCATGACCCTTGTGCGCCTTAGTGCGCCAGTCCACAATCAGCCATTACAATAAACATCTATTTATACACAATAAAAATATCTAGTCCATCACTTGCAAATAAACAATATTGCATTTTTGTATACATCAACAACCCTAAAATATACAGCCAACGGCAAGTAGTATACAATAAACTTCAATTAATACACATTCAAGAACTACAAATATACAGTGATAAGATTATACTACCTATAATtttcaaacaaaatatttaCGAAATTGCTATTTAATTGAAAAGTTTTCCCAATCACTGAAATTAACTCTAAACTTTCTCGGTCTAACATCACCCAAAACCCACCAATTATGCTAAAATTGTCTAGCCAATTAGATTAAAACAACTGATTTATGTGTACCCATTTAATACAACGACAGTGGGGGTAAAAATACACAGAAATTTTAGCATAATATATTTACAAtcacataaaaaaaatacacaaaataacagaatttcaaaatcaacaAGAAAGTTCAAACGATTTCAGTTTCTATTTAATTGAAAGTttcaataacaaaaaaaaaaaaaaaaacaggcaaAAGGGGGCAATTGTCAATGAACACGTGCAATCACGATTACCTTCGAAAACTTGAATTTTCgccattttattaaaattccaGCAAAATTGATTTCTCTTCAGTTTCACTACAGAAGTGCAGCAGTAAGGCGATGAAGATGGATAATTGTCCAGTGTTACTCCGCCCGTACGGTAAATAAGTACATTTTGGTGTCTCGTTTCCTTGAATAGTGTCGGATTTGCCCCTGGTCGGATTTCGGTTTAAGAtcttattttgttatttttttaaagAGTTGGTTTGGGCCTTTGGGGTTCAGTCGTTCAGATCGGCAGCATTGGCTACGTTATTTGCGGGGTGGAAAAAAATTTACTCCGCATTAATCTATACTCCGCATAGTATTTAAAAAGCGAAATTATATATGATTAAATGAcgtgtatgttttttttaatccaTCAACCAATATAATATCCATATAATTACAGGATTTCATAAATTCAAATATTAAGCATGAACTAATTTAAAAGTACTATAATTTAAATGAgttatgatattaaacttttCATTTAAAGTTACATAACTTATACGGAGTAAATCGTAAATATTAGAGTTGGAAATCAAAACTTACACTATACTCATATTTAATAATAATCCCAACACAAAACTCTGCatcgtaaatttacaaaatCTAGATCATGAGATGCAACCCTACAATGAAACAGAGAACCAATGTGGTCCCTTAGATCATCAAATAGATTTATgtagaaattgaaattttccttaaaaaaagataaacattttaaaaggaTACTATGTTCATATTATGCATTTTTATGAACACTTGggcatgattttaattaattaattaattagagtaatTTTTGTGAAACCCGATGAGATTGCATATTCTAACCGCAAAACTACtcataattctcaattgaataaACTCCAAACCCAGCCGTTCGCCGCTCTCCCATCTTCTCTCCCTCTCtcattttttagggtttattttcttgACCGTCGTAGgtcggaaatagtctaatttcttcggaaattagactattttcgACCCCTTCCCTTCATTTAATTTCAGTTATTGTCTCCTAAATTCAATAAATTTTCACCATATGGGCGGAGTTCGTCCTTGTTCGTTAGTCTCCCTATGGCGAAGTTAGTATTAGTATGTTTGGTTTGTCGTTTAGTGGAATTATGTAGAATTGGTTCGTTGGTAAAGTTTTATGTGGGATCGcaacaaatatcaatttttcgagTACATTCAGATGAATTAAGTGGAAATCATCCTcgcggctacaacaaatcgttagaccCACTCTCTGAAAAGGTTGTATGTTCCAGCGTTATATACGGGAGACGTTCTACAGTGCAAGATTCATTCAACGACTGTAGTTTTGATGAACGAAacctttatttgattcaatttgtcatatatttgttatatttatatttctcttatagatgtcgtatgactgtTTAATGAATTAATTCTCCTTCAAAAAAAACTGCAAAACTACTCAATTTTTTCTCCAATTCGACATATATGTTGTAttaaaacatattaatatattattacGTTGATGTATAATTGACTACAATTAGCTAGTTTTAAGTacctctatttttatttttattttatatataaatGCATCACTTCTCGTAATCGACCATTTTTTTTAAGTGCATCACAATACTATATATTTTGGAGTTGTAATAACATTTAGCACAAAAAAAACTTGTTCCACATCATATTTCATAGAGGTGAGCATGTGCCGTGCTCGTGTAGGTCATTGTAGGATTCTTGTGCATTACGCACCGTGCTTGAACGGGAAATAGGAAATTTGTGTCGTGTAAGGATTGTACATCTCTTTGATAAATGAGGCTCATGCACAATCATCTCATGTCCCGTGACGGGTCGGAAGTCGGAACGTGCCGTGCTAGCGGGCCCTTTTACTAATTTCAAGACTTTTTGTTATTGCTTAAAAACCAAGTGTGTCGACGTGCGGGGCTAACTTGTCTTGCTCATACAGAGGTCGTGCCAAATTTCTAAAATGATGTCATGGACGACCCATGGGCCATGGCATATTGTCGTGCCTCTCGTGTCGTATCGAGTTTACAAATTATGGTGGGTTCGTGTCTTGCCAAATTTTCAAAATGATATTGATGCACGACCCATGCTACATCGCCGCACCCTCATGTCACGTCGAGGTTACAACGGGTTTGTGTCATGTCGAGTCCGAGCATGCCACTTGCTGGTCCGAACCTTGACCAACTATAATATTTCTCAACCCGTGCTATttgatacggagtaataaagcttatttttaaaaaaaattggtgcACCAGAGGGGGAAAACCCCAATATAAAAGtacaaaaagaacaagaaaagacATACGATAgtgatagaaaataaaaaatacactaTACATCTATGACCGGCGATAAATCCGTTAATTTCGATAATATCAACGCACATGGAATTTTCAATAAAACATGCATCACAGATCCAGGACCACCtaaaagatgacaccttttgagTCTTGCTAGGCTCTTAGGCCGGAGATTTCCCTCATTTTTCGCCAGCCACTTCTAAATATTGGATAGTTGGATCGGGTAAAGTCTAGGTTAAGCCCGGAGAGAGGCCTTGAAGAACACCACCTCCTGGTTAGTGACTGCGCACACGACACTATGGAAGCTAGCCGTGCCTAGGGTCGGTCCAAACAAGATGGGGGGCCCGTGCTAATGTCAAAAGATGGCCCTTATACAAGACTAATACACCGTAATTTTAAAAGCTCTGCATAACCAAAAATGTAAAATAGTAAAATTGAGGCCCCACTCACTTCTCCACTGACTTGGGAACTAGGAAGgtaaaaaagaagagagaaagttTACTTATGTAGACTTACTTTTTACTTTTAGGCTTTACTTTAAGCTATTCGCATGAGTTTACTTGCGTGGACCTTACTTATTAGGCCTTTTCTATATAACTATATTTAGATTTTAGCAATTTTAGGCCCTTCTTAATGTGAGGTTGTATTTCGTGTCCCCCCTTTATTAGAGTCGGGCCTGACTGTGTCCGAAATTTGGTGAAGATATATAAAAAGTAGTTTCTATTTAAAAAATCCCACTAACCTATAAAAATGGGACCTAGTCCTTGAAAATCGTTGTGTGATACATTTATTACTTTTAATAAAAATGACTCTAGCTCTGCATGCCTAAACCTGGAGGGGTTCGGGGCTACTTTTTATTCCCAAAACAAACGTGCTATGAGGGCGGAGAGGccaatatctgatatgtatttcaagATATATATCACCCCACTAAACGACAAATAGagataaaacaaaaattaaagcaggtgccatttttcaaagaacagatactattttggaaaaataaatgccatttttcaaaatcgatgccatttttcaaaaaaaatcaattttgtcTTTTAAAA contains these protein-coding regions:
- the LOC110789501 gene encoding gibberellin 20-oxidase-like protein — its product is MSHSHSSLKLSILDLSKTPNPSSLSSLLEACKEWGFFQIINHGISEELYSKLSLFSRQICSLPSETKLKLGPSSSVKSYTPQFIASPFYEGLRVLGPDFFSSAECSGKVLFGPKCNEFSEVVREYGVKMTDLSRRILEAILMSLGDGFEKKFYGTEFGKCFGYLRIINYSPPGPSQEEVEGLGKHTDMCCMTVLYPDDVSSLQVRSKEGKWMDIETRKGSLVVNLGDMLEAWSNGSLRSSEHRVMLRKPRSRLSLAFFWTFEDEKLIFAPEEVVGEGNKRAFKPFICSDYIHFREFDDKEMYEKVGNTVRDFAGTGVDM